ggacccatcaaaataaaagtcaagctgacaatatgaggtatatgtgcagttttccaaattgaaataaatacatcaacaaaagaaagacacatagcccctatacaaccatttattctgatcatgctacaaaaactgTACAactcgggtgatctccacgctccccgcaaaatcctcctgacacagctttGGTCAGGTATGTataactaccttcccatctccagggtactaaccggtaggatgatcctgattctcatatgagggcaaagtacagatttccacaataattgtaaagggtcaccaatcaaaattaacaaatatcacatagcatttaaatttcaaatgcacaaaataacctttcaacttagcatactccttgaaagagttttcatatgccaaacatgcataatcaaagttgaaaaatgaagtttttaacaaaactgcactgtcgtatttgaatacagcatccttgtattcgaatactaattcataagtcagtagcaaaatcagcacaaATGTAATCGAATACGAGACAAGATGTAGTCGGATACGAGACAaggtaagtcagtagcaaaaacagcacaattgtattcgactacagcatccttgtagccgaatacaagtgtgAAATCAGTGAAAAATCCGgcacaactgtattcgactaccacatggcgtagccgaatacaagtgttaagtcagtagcaaaactcacttaaatgtattcgaatacaaacacctcgtattcgaatacaactacgAAATAATGCAGATTTCAGTTTCGAAAatgtttcgcaatcaatcaacacttacacacaaatccaaacaatcaaaCTTAGCAATTACGgcacaaaatcacaacaatcGAGTATGTATGTACAATCATCAcattatatcaaacatgactcacgtgccaagcaccctaatgcaatgcgcatatgccaaaatgcatgattccggaaattccaaaccaaagctctccTCGAGAGGCATAAATCGTAATTgtacagtctctcacagaccagtactaattaccaaggtgccacttATCACAGGCTCACACAATTTATTAAAGCGTAGCCTATCACAGGTCTTACActacaattccaaacaaaaacccTTCGCGAGgggcgtaaatcctaaacgtacagttcCTCATGAacaaacacgagtgcagtctctcacataCCATCGCGATTTACaggagtgcagtctctcacaaaCCAACACGATTtacaagagtgcagtctctcacagaccaccATGATGTAAaagagtgcagtctctcacagaccaacacgatTATCAagagtgtagtctctcacagaccaacatGATTAACAagagtgtagtctctcacataccagcacgatttactagggtatagtctctcacggacaaacaccagtgcagtctctcacggacaaacacgattactgtggtgtagtctctcacggataaacaccagtgcagtctctcacggacaaacacgatttactaaggtgtagtctctcacggacaaatatgatttactatggtgtagtctctcacagacaaacacgatttactagggtatagtctctcacggacaagcaccagtgcagtctctcacggacaaacacaatttactatggtgtagtctctcacgaacaaacaccaGTTAAATCTttgtaaggataagatgaaccactcaactcatggaaccatccTATGGCCCATCGCGATCACCACTTAACATCATGGCCCATCGTGGTCACCACTTAAACACcgtggcccatcgcggtcaccacttaatCGCACATCAACGCACCTTAAACATACATATAGCAGTTTtgaacacataatcacatcaaaacttaatcaccgcaacatcacacataatcacaccacaatcattcataatattaattatgagcacataatcacatccaaattaatctctacaaattcactcattaaccacctcaaatttaattcaacaattcacccatcaatttcaattttctcaatTCCCACAAAGTTTAATCCGCAAATCACCCATATTACAACTTCACATATTTCAACCATCATTCACCCATTAATTTCcacaatttcaaacataattttacaccaaattaatttccacAAATCACCCCccaaacacatcaaaacaatttcctcaaccacacttaaatcaccttaaattcatctttcacaaatcaacacataaaacacatctccaaaaattcataatattaattatgaacacatgaatcaccacaaaccacacctcaaacacaccaaattcaaattccactaatccactcataaatcaaattcaattcatttttccacaaatatacctcaaacacataaaacttatttttcataaattcacatataaggtcctagatgcaaactaaaagtttggaaggaacccttaccttaacggtagctttaacatCCGATTACAACATCGCGATTAATTCCAATAAAATTTTCGCTCACGTCGTCGCTTCaaaaactagctcactagcaccgcacCATGGCAAAGAGCAACTTttccttctgtcacttctcgcaagggagcttagatctagaaggaAAGTGAGGATTTGTATTTGACGGttttcaaaagaaaacaaacaaagcTTGATTTTGGAAACagagaaggaagaagatgaaacTCGCGAGGTAGGAGaaatgttttaatttcttttttcttccaacacttgattttttttcttgaagaacAAGAAAGcaacaaagaagaagaaagatggaGTAGGCGTGAAAAGGGAAACAAGTTTCTAACCTTTCTTTCCAAAaacctatatatataataaataacaaaaatatctaaataaaaatttagatattttagaaaaatcattatttCACTCATCACCTaacatcacttctcaaaccacttttttttagaaaaatatcttctctcgccgcaattcaatcgacagatgaatttttctgaaaaacactgcatctcaaaaaaaaattctttcgataaaagattcaccgtaaataagtaaaattattcatcaacgaataattttaatcggggctcccaaaaagatatttttgacatataacacacaaaataccaataaacttggttaaaaagcctcagaatttcaacacaaaattctccaaaaatacataaattagaaattaaaactcaGGGTCTTACAAGTTACATCTTGCTTACATACacgaaaatatttcaaaataattatagttattatctcaaataaaattataataatttataactcAACTCAATATGTATATCACTCTATAATATTATATCACATATGAGAGTTACAAGAAACAATGACACTCACGTCTCATAACAACAAATATTCACCCACACTCTCCTCACACAAGAACATAGTGGGGAAATCTCAATCATAATGTAATTACCTAAAATGGAGATTCTACAACTATTTTTCTGATCACTAAAATTTGAGAATTCTTCACCTCTTTATTAGTCTCATTATTTTTAGGATAGATTATTTGACTTCATCCAAAAAGAgataatatttcataattccAATGAGTTTTAGAAACTCGTAATTCATTTTTCTAAGATGAATGTTCAAGTCTTAATGGTCAAATTCAAAGACGTTAAAATATTCATCCCCTTTTTTCACGTATTGAAATTTCacactttgaaatttgaattaattcTAAACAAATCTTCtctcaattaaaattttcaaacttctCTATCATCTTTTTTTGTCTTTCATTTTTGCCAACATTATTTGCCCTTCTCATTTCTTGACTATAATGAGTAGCAAATTCTTATCCCATACAAGAATAAGCAATCTTCCGCTTCGACTCCTTGTAAGCTTACTTCAAACAAACTTGAGTGTGTTCTCCAccatagttttttttatctctaCATTCATATGAGTATTGAAAATGGTGATGTTTCATACGTGCTTATACCACCGTTAGTGACAATTAACAAAACATGTCGCTTAAACTCAATTGTTAGAAAAACTTTCGGTATAAGCATCTCACGTGGATCCACTTTCAACTTCATTATGATTCGATACTCGTATGTGCCAACTATATAGTCTTGCTAATGGCTTTGAGCTGGTTTCTGAAAACCATGATACCATTGTTGGGAAAATTCAATTCACACACCTATGATCTTATACATAAATACACACCACAAATAAAGGAACAAAGAAACACACAACAATTTGCGTGGTTTGACACGTTTTGCCTACATCTACGAGAATATCTCAATATAATTATGTTCACCATCTCAAATAAATTTACAACGATTTGTAACTTAACTTTATATGTATATCAATCTACAATACACTCTCACGTCTAAGAATTACAAGGAATGTTAACACTCACATCTCACGACAACAAATAATCACCCACACCCTCTTCTCATCAGGTCATATTTGAGGATACCTCAACTCTCTACATAATCATCCAAAATTGAGATTCTACAATTTTTTTCGTGATCATCCAAATTTGAGAATACTTCACTTCTTTACTAGTCTCTCTATTTATATAACAGAGAATTTAGTTTTATCCAAAAAAGTACTCTACAATTCCAATAAATTCTAAAAACTCTTAATTCATTCTTTTaagttgaatgtgaaagtatccattgttaaattgaaaaaccttaaaatatttatctatttttcaaTACATTGAAATTTCActcattaaaatttaaactaactCCGAACTGTAAACAATTACAACCTTAATTTGTTACCAATATTTAGTATTGTAAtagttatttttgaattattttattgacattGGAAATGATTAATTACTTATTCAATATTGATATgattatgaattaaattttgtattataGATTTATAGTTGGgttcaaaaaatattctaaaagctGTAATATATAATCAATTCAAATGAAATTGTGGTGTGATTTaattccttattttttttattttgatataattttttatttgaaattaggtcataattcaaaattaaaattatagagGCCGActttaatgttaaaataaattttcaaaatagtttattaatattctaaaatttaatatactcattttgtttatttattcaaaaaaaatttttttgataaaaaagcaatatcagaatacattttatcaaaaatttcaattaatattttatgtttaaattattCAGAAATTGCTGTGAAATATCTGTAATTTGCTCAAATTTAATTGTATATGAACTATAAAGTGACAGCAAACACTCATCTATCATTAAGTTAAGCTAGATTTAAGTCATACAAATTAGTTCTGCTTCAAAGTACAAATCGTAAtcatcaacaaatataataataatggttAATGTCCTACAACAAATATATTAGTCAAAATTTAGTCAGTTAATTTTCTTATAGTCAATGGAAGTATTTCACTTTAATCTGTAAAGTGTAAAAAAAATGTCGATAGACACAATAGCATAAAACTAGCACATTGTCTTATTCTGGCAAATTTCTTACCAAAAAATCAACGaactaatatttttgagatatatttatacaagcCAGATACAATCTATTTAAGCATTTGAGTGTCTGAAGTTAATTATTATTCATCATCAACATCATCGTTACAATATAAAGCTAGCTGCCAAAACTCTTGACCCCAGGAAGTGCGAATTTTTTTATACCAAACTTAGAAACGCCAGCCTGTGAACTCAACCTTCCACGCTTCACAATAGAGAATATCAATACATCAATACATTCCCTACTACTACTACTAGCTGCCTGAAATTTGCTTAAAATctaattatgttttaaataaatctGTCTCCAAGAGAAGAAAATATAACTCGGATAAACAATGAAGGAAAAGGACATAAAAAATACAcctttcaattaatattttccTTCGTTAAATATTAGTTGCAATACCGAGACCAGTGTAAATGTGCAAGTAAAAGCTCGAAGTTCCATAAAAGCAAAGCTCTCATCCTAAAAAATTACTGTTTCATATGCACTTTCCCGTTTCTTCTCAAAGAAATTCCCAGAACTGTATTACCAAAAAAGTGGTGCTTCATCTCTTGGCAACTCTGCTTCGTCTAGTTGTCCTGGATGGAGTGGCATGATTAGCAATATCCATCACTTTTTCCAGACCCTGCTCTGCTTCCTCATCACTAGTTTCATCAGATCTCCATCTCAGTCCACCATTGATGTTTCCTTCGTTATTTACTTTCTTCTCCGTATGGCTAAAGAAATGAAGTTCACAGAAGCAATCAGTATACACTATCAATCACTTCTCAATGAATATTAAAAAGCATTATTGTATATAACAGTTGGTATCAAAAAAAAGCGTAGATTCTTACCTCTGAGAAACATCCATTGGATCATTAGTGGACACTATATTCCAATCATTATCATCTTTATGTGATTGTACGTTTCTACTATACATATTTGGGAGGTCATTTGCAAATTCTTTAGGAGAGCTGAGTGTCGATCTAGTAACAGGATTAGCTGTAGTCTTCCAGGAGTACATGGGACTGGTAATTTGATCGTGGCCAAAAAGCAGGTTCCGTTCAAATCCAGGCAATATTTTGTCTTGCACGTTTTCCTGGGAATTGCTTTGTGATCTGCTAAATCCTTTAAGAGGTGGTGAACCATTGGTGAGACGGATCCTATGATTCCTTGGAGTTGGCGTGCTATCATATCTAAGACTTTTGCCAATTTTACCTTTACGACTTGAAACCCTCTCATTATTGGTAAATAACCCCTCGTGGGGATATGATGGGTTAATGAAATTACCAAGATCAGGGCCAGTAGTGGGGAAAGGTGTgcctattttagttgaagttGTTAAAGTTGATGAACCCAACAATCCGGTAGTATGATCTTTATGCAGCATGGGGGTAGGATTGTCAGATGAAGGAATCAATAAACTGGTTGACGTTGAATCTTGAATCTGATGAACATCAACTTTATTAGGACTTTCAGCTACCCCATGAGAAGTAGCAGCACCCTCTTCCAAGTTTCCATTTCTCAGCTGTTGCTGCTCAACTTCTGGCAACAACTCCAGGCATCTATTCTGTTATATTCAAATGTATAACTATTTCATAAGCTCAATGTAACAATGAAAGAATTGTCTAAACATGATCATTATTTACAGAACGAGCAcaagaaaaattaacaaatgCCTGTCTCGGTTTGAGGATAAGAAGTCTGGCAGAAAATGTTTGCttcaaaaaacatatattttaaattacttaCAACCAAATTGGCTCTCCATTGAATAGCTGTTCCTAATCTTGGTAATGATTCTTCACTTATAGAACCTTTTGAAATTAAGCCTTGCTCCACCTTTTCAAGTTTAATATGAACTTGATATGCTTCAGAATATCTGTAGCGCTGAAACACAGATAAATTTATAAGCCATAATTCTGCCTCATGCTAGTCAAAATATTACTGTCAGAGTTATGCTAAAGCAAAACAAAGTTAAACATGTTTATGCCAAGAATTATAACCTTATATCAAAGTTAGGTACATAAAGTCCACATCGATACCGAGGTTAACAGCACACATTATGATCCATGGATCAGGCTTTAAAGAACATGTTTATCAATCATATCCACAAAAGATATCACTTAACTGgccataaataaaatattaaagaggATCACATCAAGAAAATCCGGGAAGCAAGTTGGATATTAAGCCCATACAAGCTACGGATTCGGTGAGGAAAATGCAGACAATTTTGGGAGGCAAAAAACCCTTTCTCTAACAATAATGGATCTGGAAGGACAAGCCAGAGGGAACTATACTAGCACCGGGATGGGATATAGGTAATGCCAAGCAAAGACTTGGTGATAGTAGATACTAAGATATTGTTCTGTTACCAAGAATATGCAAACCCAAATAGGTGCATAATAGTGACATGTGTGATATTGACCATAATTAAACATGGGGATTGGGAAGCAAAGTGACATTCCCGAGATTTCAAAATTACAACTGCAAAAACCACCCAAAGCAACAAGAATGATGGACTAACAAgatcaaaaaattaataacaccAATGTTATGAACAAGATCCTGAAGTGGATTACCTGGATATAAAACACAACCAATAGACTTCCAGTTGTCCTTGTGGGGTCTTCAATAGCATAATCCAAAAGACACTTGTGTATATATTTCTCTTCATCAGAATTCCATGGCAATTCTAGCATTCGGTCCACCAAATTTCTCCGAATACAGAGGCAACAAATCTCGGTTACAAGGACGTCCACCCACTCAACCCCATTAATATATTTGCCTTTTTGTTTCTCCTTAGTATCACCAGAAGATCCTTTATTGAAAGTCTTTTCTTTGGCTTTGGTGCAGAGAACTCTCTGATGCATAAATGCCTCGGTCAGAAGCCCACACTCAACCCTTACCCGCACTGCAGTGACAGCATCCCTAAGTGAAGTCATCTGTAGTCCACCATCCCGCCCAGACCATCTCAAAACCATGAGAGCTGTATCAGGACTATCCCTTTCTAACAGTACTTCGGCAATTTTAGGATGGGAAGTTGGGCCAGATATTTCAGGAAGAAGGCGACACGCTTCCTAACAGAATAATAAATCACATTACTACTCTAAATGGAAAATGAACAGGTCCACATTAGGAACTAATATTATGACATGCAACAAATTTTTACACAACTATTCCGAGATCAGTATTTTGGCTTCTTTTAATATTGGGAAGGGTGGATTCAATTTCTGTGATATTATTCGATGCCACTGGTAAACAATGCAACTATATTCTTACCAGCTAGCACTTTATATCAAGCCCAACTACATTTTTACCAGCTCATGCTTTATATTAAGGATCAAATATAAGATTCCAATATGATTGATGGAAATATAGATTCAGTGCCTAGATTATTTTCCCTAGTTGAATATATTGCATATTATAAGTTagtagttgaaaaaaaaatgtaaagcAATCTTGACACAAATAgtttatcattttttgttttgactAAGGTAAAGAAGCATGGAAACTCGTCAAGCATAATATTATGTCAAAGTTACCTGTAAAGCCTCCTCCGTGTGATCATCGAGAAGGTAAAAAGTCAAAGACTCAAGTAATGAGTGCCTGCTAACATTAAATGTAGCTGCAAAGTCTTCTAATATGTCTCTCCATTCTTCATCAGGAATAGTCCAGAAGCGATCGTACAAATAATACAGAAACTACAGAAGTTTAGGAAAGAAAGTAATATTGACCAAAATAATAATCATTACCAACAATAACATCCAGAGTTCCAAACCCGCAATAAAAGGTGAGAATAGTAAAAGGATACAATTGCTTGTTTTGCAATCACTACATCAGAACTTCCACGCAAAAACAGTAAGTCTGCAGCTGCTCGAAGATTTTTGAAGGGATAGTAACCCAGAACCTGATTAGTATTAGACCTGAAAATTGATGCTCCATCTTTCTGCAAGGCTGCAACTTCTAATCCATCTCCAATTCCAGGCATCGTCTCCTCCTCCAAATCAAGATTATTCAATGCATCTTCAATAAATAGAGAACCGTCATGTCCTTTTGACTCCACGGATTCATTTGTTGCATCAGGCCAAGCACGTCTAACTGCTTCTGATTTCCGTTTGCGGACAACGGAAGCCCAGGATGAAGTGTCGGAAAAACGAGATCTCACATTCTCCAAAAATTGATGCCTCGTACACCAAATAATAATCTCCATATGCTGGGTAGaacaatcaaataaattattcatcAGAATGAGGATTGCGACGAactattttatacttttaacTTATAAGAACTTCATTTGTCTAGGATAGAGCGAGATAGATAGAGATTGAAGTAAGGGTATACAAAGGCCACCAACTGACACTACACACTTTTTAAGATTAGGGTATGAATCACATACAGCAAAAACATTACATCATTTAAACTTAAAACACATAGCATAAAGGAAATAGCTTGAAATGCCATAAAAAATAGATATCTACAAATTTATCAAGGTGATTTTACAGCACATAATCTGAGAAAGAAACATGTCAAATCAAATATCAAcgcaaaattgtaaaatttatagGATTCTCCATTGAACACAAAATCTTGCAAAACTAAACCTGCTTTGTCTTTAATATGCTCTCTTGAAGATGGTGTAGATCATGAAGTTGCGCTGAAAGAGTACCCTTAAAAGATGATTCCAAAATGTCTAGCACATTTGATATGCCCTTCAAGTATAATGAAAATTTCAGAAGTAAACTTAATCTCTCTTTCATTCCTAAGATGTCAAGATTATCTAGTAAACAGTGTTAGGAAGGCAAATATATGAACGAGTCCGAAAAATAGGTCATAATACTAGTTAGCTTTAGAAGCCAACAATTAAAAAAGGTTTGAGGATACAAATTCCATGCAGTTCAGTCATGATATTTTTGAATGTCCTCTTGCACCAATCCTTCACTACCACTTCATCCAACAAAAATGCTATGACAGGATCACTGGAAACAGCAGTTTCATCCATACATACATCTGTAATGTCTGTAGAATTACTGGTCAAGAAAATGCAACGTAGAGATAATAGGGGGCATAACAAGAAAATATAACCAAATCGAAACACGGGAAGGGgagaagaaaaacaaacatTGAGTTTTACATAGCTCTAATATGTCACACCAAATTTTCTAGCATACATTTCCATACCAATTAGTAGgtgttttcattaaaattgaaaaaaaaatgtgccATAAAATGAGTGACTGAAAGGATACAATGGCAAATTAAGGAAACCAAGTTATTCTCAAGTGCGAcgtcaaataaagaataaaggCGTTGGACGTCAGCAGTTAGTTGTTTCTCCCCATCTTCTATTTCTTGAAATCTTTCATCACACCTTTTGGAAATAAGGCCAGCTTCCAAGCACTCGTAATAAAGTCGGTGACGCAGTTTAGTACCACTCTTTGGAATTGGGATTCTACAAATTGGACAGATATCACACCGCTGACTACATTCTTCGCATAATGAGGCATGCCCACATGAATTCAACACATGGTGGACGTAGCGACCACAGCTGCTCAAGTCTCTAGTAGCCC
This region of Cicer arietinum cultivar CDC Frontier isolate Library 1 chromosome 8, Cicar.CDCFrontier_v2.0, whole genome shotgun sequence genomic DNA includes:
- the LOC101509472 gene encoding E3 ubiquitin-protein ligase HOS1; the encoded protein is MDRKLNGGTTVSSSSSGGAAITRSFSPTLQPNYSSRLVQETLEHLASIDLIDLCKEAKVERCRATRDLSSCGRYVHHVLNSCGHASLCEECSQRCDICPICRIPIPKSGTKLRHRLYYECLEAGLISKRCDERFQEIEDGEKQLTADVQRLYSLFDVALENNLVSLICHYITDVCMDETAVSSDPVIAFLLDEVVVKDWCKRTFKNIMTELHGIYNLDILGMKERLSLLLKFSLYLKGISNVLDILESSFKGTLSAQLHDLHHLQESILKTKQHMEIIIWCTRHQFLENVRSRFSDTSSWASVVRKRKSEAVRRAWPDATNESVESKGHDGSLFIEDALNNLDLEEETMPGIGDGLEVAALQKDGASIFRSNTNQVLGYYPFKNLRAAADLLFLRGSSDVVIAKQAIFLYYLYDRFWTIPDEEWRDILEDFAATFNVSRHSLLESLTFYLLDDHTEEALQEACRLLPEISGPTSHPKIAEVLLERDSPDTALMVLRWSGRDGGLQMTSLRDAVTAVRVRVECGLLTEAFMHQRVLCTKAKEKTFNKGSSGDTKEKQKGKYINGVEWVDVLVTEICCLCIRRNLVDRMLELPWNSDEEKYIHKCLLDYAIEDPTRTTGSLLVVFYIQRYRYSEAYQVHIKLEKVEQGLISKGSISEESLPRLGTAIQWRANLVNRCLELLPEVEQQQLRNGNLEEGAATSHGVAESPNKVDVHQIQDSTSTSLLIPSSDNPTPMLHKDHTTGLLGSSTLTTSTKIGTPFPTTGPDLGNFINPSYPHEGLFTNNERVSSRKGKIGKSLRYDSTPTPRNHRIRLTNGSPPLKGFSRSQSNSQENVQDKILPGFERNLLFGHDQITSPMYSWKTTANPVTRSTLSSPKEFANDLPNMYSRNVQSHKDDNDWNIVSTNDPMDVSQSHTEKKVNNEGNINGGLRWRSDETSDEEAEQGLEKVMDIANHATPSRTTRRSRVAKR